One part of the Solanum dulcamara chromosome 8, daSolDulc1.2, whole genome shotgun sequence genome encodes these proteins:
- the LOC129900727 gene encoding glycylpeptide N-tetradecanoyltransferase 1-like, translated as MADDIKATENHNLTSDSNLSSVSGNEVSIDSLARQVQESLSLAKRHKFWETQPVGQFKDLGDASLPEGPIEPPTPLSEVKQEPYNLPSPYEWTTCDLDSEDMCNEVYVLLTNNYVEDDENMFRFNYSKEFLRWALHPPGYYKSWHIGVRVKTSKKLVALITGVPAKIRARDTVVVMAEINFLCVHKKLRSKRLAPVMIKEVTRRVHLENIWQAAYTAGVVLPTPVSTCQYWHRSLNPKKLIDVGFSRLGARMTMSRTIKLYKLPDQTVTPGFRKMEPHDVPAVTRLLRDYLKQFVVAPDFDGNDVEHWLLPKEGVVDSYLVESPESHEITDFCSFYTLPSSILGNQNYSTLKAAYSYYNVSTKTPWIQLMNDALIVAKKKDFDVFNALDVMHNETFLKELKFGPGDGKLHYYLYNYRIKHVLRPSELGLVLL; from the coding sequence ATGGCTGACGACATTAAGGCAACTGAGAACCATAACCTCACTTCTGATAGTAACTTATCTTCAGTGAGCGGTAATGAGGTATCAATTGATTCCTTAGCACGACAGGTGCAAGAATCTCTGTCACTGGCAAAGAGGCATAAGTTTTGGGAGACCCAACCAGTGGGCCAGTTCAAGGATCTTGGAGATGCAAGCTTGcctgaaggtcctattgaaccTCCAACACCCTTATCTGAAGTTAAACAGGAGCCTTACAATCTTCCTAGTCCATATGAGTGGACCACCTGTGATTTGGACTCAGAAGATATGTGTAATGAGGTCTATGTTCTGCTAACAAACAATTATGTTGAAGATGATGAGAACATGTTTAGGTTCAATTACTCAAAGGAATTTCTTCGATGGGCACTACATCCTCCAGGTTACTATAAGAGCTGGCACATTGGAGTCAGAGTGAAGACCTCAAAAAAATTGGTTGCTTTAATTACAGGGGTACCTGCAAAGATACGTGCTAGAGATACTGTCGTGGTCATGGCGGAGATCAACTTTCTGTGTGTTCATAAGAAGCTTAGATCAAAGAGACTTGCTCCTGTCATGATAAAGGAGGTCACAAGGAGAGTGCACTTGGAAAACATTTGGCAAGCTGCTTATACAGCTGGGGTGGTCCTTCCAACACCTGTATCGACATGTCAATATTGGCATAGATCTTTGAATCCAAAGAAGCTTATCGATGTTGGGTTTTCTAGGCTTGGCGCAAGGATGACTATGAGCCGCACAATAAAGCTTTACAAGTTACCTGATCAGACTGTCACACCTGGGTTCAGAAAGATGGAGCCCCATGATGTTCCGGCTGTAACTCGGTTGCTTAGGGATTACTTGAAGCAGTTTGTGGTTGCACCTGATTTTGATGGAAATGACGTGGAGCACTGGCTTCTGCCAAAGGAGGGTGTTGTTGACAGCTATCTGGTTGAAAGCCCCGAGTCTCATGAAATCACTGACTTCTGCAGTTTTTACACCCTCCCTTCATCAATTCTTGGTAATCAGAATTATTCGACTCTGAAGGCTGCTTATTCTTATTATAATGTTTCAACTAAAACTCCATGGATTCAGTTGATGAATGATGCTCTCATTGTGGCAAAGAAAAAGGATTTTGACGTTTTCAACGCTCTAGATGTTATGCATAACGAAACTTTCTTGAAGGAACTTAAGTTTGGCCCGGGTGATGGGAAACTCCACTACTATCTCTACAACTATCGAATAAAGCATGTTTTAAGACCATCAGAACTTGGGCTTGTACTTTTGTAG
- the LOC129899732 gene encoding eukaryotic initiation factor 4A-8, producing the protein MAVMARLAPDGAQFDARQFDSKMNDLLAAEGKDFFTSYDEVYDSFDAMGLQENLLRGIYAYGFEKPSAIQQRGIVPFCKGLDVIQQAQSGTGKTATFCSGILQQLDYGLVQCQALVLAPTRELAQQIEKVMRALGDYLGVKVHACVGGTSVREDQRILTAGVHVVVGTPGRVFDMLRRQSLRPDCLRMFVLDEADEMLSRGFKDQIYDIFQMLPAKVQVGVFSATMPPEALDITRKFMNKPVRILVKRDELTLEGIKQFYVNVDKEEWKLETLCDLYETLAITQSVIFVNTRRKVDWLTDKMRSRDHTVSATHGDMDQNTRDIIMREFRSGSSRVLITTDLLARGIDVQQVSLVINYDLPTQPENYLHRIGRSGRFGRKGVAINFVTTDDERMLFDIQKFYNVVIEELPSNVADLL; encoded by the exons ATGGCAGTCATGGCACGCTTGGCACCAGATGGAGCTCAATTTGATGCTCGTCAATTTGATTCTAAGATGAACGATTT ACTTGCCGCTGAGGGAAAAGATTTCTTTACTTCATATGACGAGGTTTATGACAGTTTTGATGCTATGGGTCTGCAAGAGAACCTTCTCAGGGGAATTTATGCTTATG GTTTTGAGAAACCATCTGCAATTCAGCAAAGGGGTATCGTACCATTTTGCAAGGGACTTGATGTAATTCAGCAAGCTCAATCTGGCACGGGGAAGACAGCTACTTTTTGTTCTGGAATTTTGCAGCAACTTGATTATGGTTTAGTTCAATGCCAAGCGTTGGTGTTGGCACCTACTCGCGAACTTGCACAGCAGATTGAAAAGGTAATGCGAGCACTTGGTGACTATCTTGGGGTTAAGGTCCATGCTTGTGTAGGTGGAACTAGTGTCAGGGAGGATCAACGTATTCTTACAGCTGGTGTTCATGTTGTTGTTGGCACCCCTGGACGTGTGTTTGACATGTTGCGAAGACAGTCTCTCCGTCCTGATTGCCTCAGAATGTTTGTGCTAGACGAGGCTGATGAAATGCTGTCACGAGGTTTTAAGGATCAG ATATATGATATTTTCCAGATGCTGCCCGCCAAAGTTCAAGTCGGTGTGTTTTCTGCGACCATGCCACCAGAAGCCCTTGACATCACAAGAAAGTTCATGAATAAGCCCGTGAGAATCTTGGTTAAACGCGATGAATTGACACTTGAGGGTATCAAACAGTTCTATGTCAATGttgataaggaggaatggaagcttgagACGCTATGCGATCTATACGAGACACTTGCCATCACTCAGAGCGTTATCTTTGTGAACACTAGGCGCAAGGTCGATTGGTTAACGGACAAAATGCGAAGCCGTGACCACACTGTCTCAGCTACACATGGAGATATGGACCAGAACACTAGGGACATAATCATGCGTGAGTTTCGCTCTGGTTCTTCCCGTGTCCTTATCACAACTGATCTATTGGCTCGTGGTATCGATGTACAACAAGTATCCCTTGTTATCAACTATGATCTCCCAACTCAGCCGGAGAATTATCTCCATCGTATTGGAAGAAGTGGGAGGTTCGGAAGGAAAGGAGTTGCAATCAACTTTGTGACAACAGACGACGAAAGAATGTTGTTTGATATTCAAAAATTCTACAATGTGGTCATCGAAGAACTCCCTTCAAACGTTGCTGACCTCCTCTGA